A single window of Jeotgalibacillus haloalkalitolerans DNA harbors:
- a CDS encoding tRNA (adenine(22)-N(1))-methyltransferase, whose product MNSNQLSQRLKTVADFVKPGETVADIGSDHAYLPCYLVKNNRVEKAIAGEVVEGPFQSAVKQVEEDGLTANIEVRKGNGLTVLSPGEVTTVAIAGMGGPLISEILENGKDRLTGVQKLILQPNINAISIRLWLQEHGWQISDEKILEEDRKIYEVIMAERSADVKKLSEEELLLGPVLLKDKSPVFIAKWKHELVQLKKIKKQMELAEQNTSLLEKKKQLEQKIMLIEEAIK is encoded by the coding sequence ATGAATAGTAACCAATTATCACAAAGGCTGAAAACTGTCGCAGATTTTGTCAAACCTGGTGAAACAGTGGCAGATATCGGGTCTGACCATGCATATCTGCCATGTTATCTGGTCAAGAATAACCGTGTTGAAAAAGCAATTGCCGGGGAAGTTGTTGAAGGACCGTTTCAATCCGCTGTTAAACAGGTGGAAGAGGATGGTTTAACAGCAAATATTGAGGTCAGAAAAGGCAATGGTTTAACTGTACTGTCACCGGGAGAGGTGACGACTGTGGCAATTGCAGGTATGGGAGGACCTTTGATCAGTGAGATCCTTGAGAATGGTAAAGACCGTCTGACAGGTGTTCAAAAGCTCATCCTTCAGCCGAATATCAATGCTATTTCAATCAGGTTATGGTTACAGGAGCATGGCTGGCAAATAAGTGATGAAAAGATTTTGGAAGAGGACCGTAAAATCTATGAAGTCATTATGGCTGAGCGTTCAGCAGATGTAAAAAAACTTTCTGAGGAAGAACTTCTTTTAGGGCCGGTATTATTAAAGGACAAATCTCCTGTTTTTATTGCGAAATGGAAACATGAACTGGTTCAGCTGAAAAAGATTAAAAAACAAATGGAGCTTGCTGAACAGAATACTTCTCTTTTAGAAAAGAAAAAACAGCTGGAACAGAAAATTATGCTGATTGAGGAGGCGATCAAGTGA
- the cccA gene encoding cytochrome c550 → MNKNPIIPFLLIMVLGFGVVFFMSVQGLDDSEEMAGEEEGGGEEAAGGDFDPEAHYQSTCIGCHGENYEGASGPSLVGVGENLSVDEIADIMVNGRGGMPGGQVDQENAQAMAEWVAEIGAEGGGEEGAEEGSSEEEGSEEGGDAEEGSEESSEEDAA, encoded by the coding sequence TTGAATAAGAATCCGATTATTCCATTTTTACTAATTATGGTATTAGGTTTCGGTGTTGTTTTCTTCATGTCAGTTCAGGGGCTTGATGACTCTGAAGAGATGGCTGGAGAAGAAGAAGGCGGCGGCGAAGAAGCAGCAGGCGGTGACTTCGATCCGGAAGCACACTACCAAAGCACATGTATCGGCTGTCACGGTGAAAACTACGAAGGTGCAAGCGGCCCATCACTCGTTGGTGTAGGTGAAAATCTATCAGTAGATGAAATCGCTGACATCATGGTGAACGGTCGTGGCGGTATGCCAGGAGGCCAGGTTGATCAGGAAAATGCTCAGGCAATGGCTGAATGGGTAGCAGAGATCGGAGCTGAAGGCGGCGGCGAAGAAGGCGCTGAGGAAGGCTCATCAGAAGAAGAAGGATCTGAAGAAGGCGGAGACGCTGAAGAAGGATCAGAAGAATCTTCTGAAGAGGATGCAGCTTAA
- a CDS encoding acyl-CoA dehydrogenase family protein produces MNFDLTQEQQMIQRTIREFSQEKVAPGALDRDRNKEFPKEIFKELSSLGMMGLPFPEEYGGAGGDTTSFAIVTEELSKACGSTGITYSAHISLGGAPINMFGTHEQKEKYLTQICAGESFGSFGLTEPNAGSDAGGTQTTAKEQDGNYVISGNKSYITNASYAKFLALTAVTGNTDGKKEISAIIVPTDAEGFTVIDNYEKMGLHSSNTTELVLDEVSVPTDHLLGKKGEGFRQFLMTLDGGRIGIAAMAVGIAQAAYERALSYSKERKQFGRSISSFQATQFKLADMAMKIELARTMTYKAAWLKDQGKKFTKEASMAKLYASEICMEVCDEAIQIHGGYGYMKEYHVERYLRDAKLLEIGEGTSEIQRMVISREIGAY; encoded by the coding sequence ATGAATTTTGATTTAACACAGGAACAGCAAATGATTCAACGGACAATCAGGGAATTTTCACAGGAAAAAGTAGCACCCGGTGCACTTGACCGTGACCGTAACAAAGAGTTTCCTAAGGAAATATTTAAGGAGTTATCATCATTGGGGATGATGGGATTACCTTTTCCGGAGGAATACGGGGGTGCCGGGGGAGATACAACAAGTTTTGCAATTGTCACTGAAGAATTAAGTAAAGCATGCGGGTCAACGGGGATTACGTATTCAGCACATATTTCACTTGGTGGTGCACCAATCAATATGTTTGGTACACATGAACAAAAAGAAAAGTATTTAACACAGATTTGTGCAGGGGAATCATTTGGTTCATTTGGATTAACAGAACCAAACGCGGGTTCGGATGCAGGCGGTACACAGACGACAGCGAAAGAACAGGACGGAAATTATGTGATCAGCGGAAACAAGAGTTATATCACAAATGCCAGTTATGCAAAGTTTCTGGCTTTAACTGCCGTAACCGGGAACACGGATGGTAAAAAGGAAATTAGTGCGATCATTGTACCAACAGATGCTGAAGGATTTACCGTAATCGATAACTACGAGAAGATGGGGCTGCACTCTTCGAATACAACAGAACTTGTTTTAGACGAAGTGTCTGTACCCACTGATCATCTTCTTGGGAAAAAGGGAGAAGGATTCAGACAGTTTCTGATGACGCTTGATGGAGGCAGAATCGGTATTGCTGCAATGGCAGTAGGAATCGCACAGGCAGCATACGAGCGAGCGCTCAGTTACTCTAAAGAACGAAAACAGTTTGGCAGAAGCATTTCATCTTTTCAGGCGACTCAATTCAAATTGGCTGATATGGCGATGAAGATTGAATTGGCCCGAACAATGACATACAAGGCTGCATGGCTGAAGGATCAGGGGAAAAAGTTTACAAAAGAAGCGTCAATGGCAAAATTATATGCTTCTGAGATCTGTATGGAAGTCTGTGATGAAGCAATCCAGATCCACGGCGGTTATGGTTATATGAAGGAGTATCATGTTGAAAGGTATCTGCGTGATGCAAAACTTCTCGAAATTGGGGAAGGTACTTCTGAAATCCAGAGAATGGTGATATCAAGAGAAATAGGCGCTTATTAA
- the rpoD gene encoding RNA polymerase sigma factor RpoD, whose translation MAEKSTRSKQTEPETATLESVKAQLLEAAKKNGEITYEDIAEKLAGFELDTEQIEEFYEQIGEQGVEVMKENADADPSVTELGKEAEEEFDLNDLSVPPGVKINDPVRMYLKEIGRVDLLSAQEEINLATRIEEGDEEAKRRLAEANLRLVVSIAKRYVGRGMLFLDLIQEGNMGLIKAVEKFDYRKGFKFSTYATWWIRQAITRAIADQARTIRIPVHMVETINKLIRVQRQLLQDLGREPSPEEISEEMDLTPEKVREILKIAQEPVSLETPIGEEDDSHLGDFIEDSEAQSPSDHAAYELLKEQLEDVLDTLTDREENVLRLRFGLDDGRTRTLEEVGKVFGVTRERIRQIEAKALRKLRHPSRSKRLKDFLE comes from the coding sequence ATGGCTGAGAAGTCAACACGTTCCAAGCAGACAGAACCTGAAACAGCAACACTCGAATCGGTAAAAGCACAATTACTCGAGGCAGCGAAAAAAAATGGTGAGATTACCTATGAAGATATCGCAGAAAAACTGGCAGGGTTTGAATTAGATACAGAACAGATTGAAGAATTTTATGAACAGATTGGTGAACAGGGCGTTGAAGTAATGAAAGAAAACGCTGATGCAGATCCTTCTGTGACAGAGCTGGGTAAAGAAGCTGAGGAAGAATTTGATCTGAATGACTTAAGTGTTCCACCGGGTGTTAAGATCAATGATCCTGTCAGAATGTACCTGAAGGAAATCGGCCGGGTTGACCTGCTATCGGCTCAGGAAGAAATTAACCTTGCGACAAGAATCGAAGAAGGCGATGAAGAGGCGAAGAGACGCCTTGCAGAAGCGAACCTGCGACTTGTTGTCAGTATTGCTAAGCGATATGTCGGAAGAGGCATGCTGTTCCTTGATTTGATTCAGGAAGGTAATATGGGGCTGATCAAAGCGGTTGAAAAGTTTGATTACAGAAAAGGCTTTAAATTTAGTACGTATGCAACATGGTGGATCAGGCAGGCAATTACGCGTGCAATTGCCGATCAGGCGCGTACGATACGTATACCGGTTCATATGGTTGAAACAATTAATAAACTGATCCGCGTTCAGCGACAGCTTCTTCAGGATCTGGGCAGAGAGCCATCACCTGAGGAAATTTCAGAAGAAATGGATCTTACTCCTGAGAAGGTAAGGGAAATTCTGAAAATTGCCCAGGAGCCGGTTTCACTTGAAACGCCAATCGGGGAAGAAGATGATTCACATCTTGGAGACTTTATTGAAGATTCCGAAGCTCAGTCACCATCGGATCATGCTGCTTATGAGCTCCTGAAAGAGCAGCTGGAGGATGTGCTGGATACCCTGACAGATCGGGAAGAGAACGTATTAAGACTTCGTTTTGGTCTGGATGACGGTCGTACCCGTACACTTGAAGAAGTCGGTAAGGTGTTTGGTGTAACGAGAGAGCGTATCCGTCAAATCGAGGCAAAAGCATTAAGAAAACTGCGTCACCCAAGCAGAAGTAAACGTCTGAAAGACTTTTTGGAATAG
- the dnaG gene encoding DNA primase codes for MPERIPEEVVDQIRLNTDIVDVISEYVQLKKQGRNYFGLCPFHGENSPSFSVSPEKQIFHCFGCGAGGNVFTFLMDHNGMSFQESVASLGEKSDVQFEFSSPEEIEPGHVNLNEKAQLEGISLLEKLFHHLLMNTEEGHEALEYLLDRGFNESQLNQYHIGWALPGWETASKLLEKKGFDLSLMEEAGLLIKRDDGSYFDRFRNRIMFPIEDAKGRTVGFSGRIIKPEKNEPKYLNSPESPLFQKNTLLFNFHRARGPIRKEKYAVLFEGFADVIAASETVSNAVATMGTSLTKQHIQQIKRLTDTVVICYDGDNAGTEAAFKASRELASSGITVKVARLPNGMDPDDYIQKFGSGQFKSEIIQHASSLMAFKMWYLRTGKNLQTEDGRLSYINAVLPEISSLSSAVEKELYLKQLSDDTGVSFSSLEEQLKTYLPVQEDIQVRNEPIAPPPKKTSILKAYQRAERYLLAYMMTGNETAYTVQDMMEGLSFPSDDYQAIYTYLLAYVEEGGALEPGAFIEYLPDRHLRSQATELKMLELNAEVTKAELADYINELNKYRQVNVIRQKEAELKQAEQINDIKTATALGMEIFQLWKALKGQHR; via the coding sequence GTGCCAGAAAGAATACCGGAAGAAGTTGTGGATCAAATCAGGTTAAACACCGATATAGTCGATGTGATCAGTGAATATGTTCAACTGAAAAAACAGGGGCGGAATTATTTTGGTCTTTGTCCTTTTCATGGAGAGAATTCACCGTCTTTTTCAGTATCACCGGAAAAACAGATTTTTCATTGTTTTGGCTGTGGTGCAGGCGGAAATGTCTTCACATTTTTAATGGATCATAACGGCATGTCTTTTCAGGAGTCAGTAGCATCGCTTGGCGAGAAATCTGATGTACAGTTTGAGTTCAGCTCACCTGAAGAAATTGAGCCGGGTCATGTCAATCTGAATGAAAAAGCACAGCTTGAAGGCATCAGTCTTCTTGAAAAATTATTTCATCATTTACTGATGAATACAGAAGAAGGTCATGAAGCACTTGAATACCTTTTGGATCGGGGGTTTAATGAATCACAGCTTAATCAATATCATATAGGCTGGGCATTGCCCGGATGGGAAACAGCTTCAAAGCTGCTTGAAAAGAAGGGGTTTGATCTGTCACTGATGGAGGAAGCCGGGCTTTTGATCAAGCGTGATGACGGATCCTATTTTGACCGGTTCCGAAACCGCATTATGTTTCCGATCGAAGATGCCAAAGGCAGGACTGTAGGATTTTCAGGGAGAATCATCAAACCTGAAAAAAATGAACCTAAATACCTGAATAGTCCGGAATCGCCTCTGTTTCAAAAAAACACTCTGCTCTTTAACTTTCACAGAGCCAGGGGTCCGATACGGAAAGAAAAATATGCTGTTTTATTTGAAGGGTTTGCAGACGTCATTGCCGCCTCAGAGACCGTATCAAACGCTGTAGCCACAATGGGAACGTCATTAACTAAACAGCACATCCAGCAAATCAAAAGGTTAACTGATACAGTCGTGATTTGCTACGATGGAGATAACGCAGGAACGGAGGCAGCTTTTAAAGCTTCAAGAGAGCTTGCTTCAAGTGGTATCACTGTTAAAGTAGCCAGACTTCCGAATGGAATGGATCCGGATGATTATATTCAGAAGTTTGGATCCGGGCAGTTTAAGAGTGAAATTATTCAGCATGCTTCATCTTTGATGGCTTTTAAGATGTGGTATTTACGTACCGGTAAAAACCTTCAGACTGAAGATGGCAGATTATCTTATATTAATGCTGTGCTGCCCGAGATTTCCAGCTTAAGCAGTGCAGTTGAGAAAGAATTATATCTAAAACAGCTGTCAGATGATACGGGTGTTTCTTTTTCATCTTTAGAAGAGCAGCTCAAGACGTATCTGCCGGTACAGGAGGATATCCAGGTCAGGAACGAACCAATCGCTCCTCCGCCTAAAAAGACATCAATCCTGAAAGCATATCAAAGGGCAGAAAGATACCTTCTTGCGTATATGATGACCGGAAATGAAACAGCTTATACCGTTCAGGATATGATGGAAGGTCTTTCATTTCCTTCCGATGACTACCAGGCGATCTATACCTATCTTCTTGCCTATGTGGAAGAAGGGGGGGCGCTCGAGCCGGGCGCATTTATTGAGTATCTTCCAGATAGACATTTACGCTCCCAGGCAACAGAATTAAAAATGCTGGAATTAAATGCTGAAGTAACAAAGGCTGAATTAGCAGATTATATAAATGAATTAAATAAATACAGGCAAGTAAATGTGATCAGACAAAAAGAGGCTGAATTAAAACAGGCCGAACAGATAAATGATATAAAAACAGCCACAGCACTGGGAATGGAAATTTTTCAACTGTGGAAAGCTCTAAAAGGGCAACATCGTTAG
- a CDS encoding YaiI/YqxD family protein, whose translation MEHNLNVSIYVDADACPGEVKNMILEYISLADITFVATYNHYSPNSDQTLWTYIDEGSEAVDLYILNRVKPGDLVITQDIGLASLVLTKGVYAISPRGKEYNQDTIETSLSFRYLYQEERKKGRFHSGPKKVSKSELDAFSARLIKFLNENAGKK comes from the coding sequence ATGGAACATAATCTTAACGTTAGTATTTATGTAGATGCAGATGCGTGCCCCGGTGAAGTTAAAAACATGATTCTTGAATATATCTCTCTGGCCGATATCACGTTTGTAGCGACTTACAATCATTACAGTCCGAATTCAGATCAGACATTATGGACTTATATTGATGAAGGAAGCGAAGCTGTGGATTTATATATCCTGAACCGTGTGAAGCCGGGAGATTTAGTCATTACACAGGATATTGGTCTTGCTTCACTCGTACTGACAAAAGGGGTTTATGCCATTTCTCCCCGGGGAAAAGAGTACAATCAAGACACGATCGAAACCAGCTTGTCATTTAGATATTTGTATCAGGAGGAAAGAAAAAAAGGCAGGTTTCATTCTGGTCCAAAAAAAGTTTCTAAAAGTGAGCTGGACGCATTTTCAGCACGTCTGATAAAATTTTTGAATGAAAATGCAGGAAAAAAATGA
- a CDS encoding pyruvate, water dikinase regulatory protein has product MNEVNVYVVSDSVGETAELVAKASVSQFRQSRKAITIKRFPYIEDKGHVDEVISLAKENQAIIVYTLVKPHVRTYIEEQVRLHQLTAHDVMGPIVSSLQEVCEESPINEPGMVHDLDEDYFRKIEAIEFAVKYDDGRDPRGILKADIVLVGVSRTSKTPLSQYLAHKRLKVANVPLVPEIEPPEELFMVNPNKCYGLKISSDKLNHIRKERLIALGLKDDATYAKMERIKEELEHFDRVIGRMKCPVIDVTNKAVEETANVILNDLMNG; this is encoded by the coding sequence ATGAACGAAGTGAATGTATATGTCGTATCAGACTCGGTTGGTGAAACTGCTGAGCTTGTTGCAAAAGCCAGCGTCAGTCAGTTCCGGCAGTCAAGAAAGGCAATTACAATCAAACGGTTTCCGTATATAGAAGATAAGGGTCATGTGGATGAAGTCATCTCACTCGCGAAAGAAAATCAGGCAATCATTGTCTACACACTTGTAAAGCCTCACGTTCGCACATACATTGAGGAACAGGTAAGACTGCATCAGCTGACTGCACATGATGTGATGGGACCGATTGTCTCCTCGCTGCAGGAAGTATGTGAGGAATCTCCGATCAATGAACCCGGGATGGTACACGATCTTGATGAAGATTACTTCAGAAAGATTGAAGCAATTGAATTTGCGGTGAAATATGATGATGGCCGCGACCCAAGAGGGATACTTAAGGCAGATATCGTATTAGTCGGTGTATCAAGAACGTCAAAAACACCACTTTCACAATACCTGGCCCATAAAAGACTGAAAGTGGCGAATGTCCCGCTCGTACCTGAAATAGAGCCGCCGGAAGAGCTTTTTATGGTCAATCCAAATAAGTGCTACGGGCTGAAAATCAGTTCTGATAAATTGAATCATATCAGAAAAGAGCGTTTAATTGCTCTTGGTCTGAAGGATGATGCAACCTATGCAAAAATGGAGAGAATCAAAGAAGAGCTTGAACATTTCGACCGTGTTATCGGAAGAATGAAATGTCCGGTGATTGATGTGACTAACAAAGCGGTTGAAGAAACAGCAAATGTTATTTTAAATGATTTAATGAACGGCTGA
- a CDS encoding helix-turn-helix transcriptional regulator, with protein sequence MVNNIELNKRQSEILRIVKADGPITGEQIADRLHLTRATLRPDLAILTMAGFLDARPRVGYFYTGKSGTQLLTENLKKLYVKDYQSMPVAVQDNVSVYDAICHMFLEDVGTLFVLDQKSHLAGVVSRKDLLRASIGQQDLTSLPVNVIMTRMPNVTYCEADDLLVTVASKLISKQIDSLPVVKKTEAGYEVSGRITKTNITKAFVSLSKDEG encoded by the coding sequence GTGGTGAACAATATCGAACTGAATAAAAGACAATCTGAAATTTTACGGATTGTAAAAGCAGACGGACCAATTACAGGTGAACAAATTGCCGACAGACTGCATCTGACGAGGGCAACACTGCGACCGGATTTAGCGATTTTAACAATGGCAGGTTTTCTGGATGCACGCCCAAGAGTCGGCTATTTTTATACAGGAAAGTCAGGTACACAACTATTAACTGAAAACCTGAAAAAGCTTTATGTGAAGGATTATCAGTCTATGCCGGTGGCAGTCCAGGATAATGTATCTGTATACGATGCGATCTGCCATATGTTTTTAGAGGATGTTGGTACGTTATTTGTACTGGATCAGAAAAGCCATCTCGCTGGTGTCGTTTCACGAAAAGACCTCTTAAGAGCAAGTATCGGACAGCAGGACTTAACGAGTCTGCCGGTAAATGTTATTATGACAAGGATGCCAAATGTAACATACTGTGAAGCGGATGATCTGCTGGTAACCGTCGCTTCTAAGTTAATCAGTAAACAGATTGATTCCCTGCCGGTTGTTAAAAAGACAGAGGCGGGTTATGAAGTATCGGGCAGAATCACAAAAACAAATATTACAAAAGCATTTGTCAGCTTGTCAAAGGATGAAGGATAG
- a CDS encoding glycine--tRNA ligase yields MDDIVHIAKHRGFVFPGSEIYGGLANTWDYGPLGIELKNNIKKAWWKKFIQESPHNVGLDASILMNPKTWEASGHIGNFNDPMIDCKSCKARHRADKLIEAAIEEKGEEIIVDGLPFSRMAELIEEYDVACPTCGAKDFTDIRQFNLMFKTHQGVTEGSTNEIFLRPETAQGIFVNFKNVQRTMRKRVPFGIGQIGKSFRNEITPGNFTFRTREFEQMELEFFCKPGEDLEWFSYWREFCKNWLLNLGMKEDSMRLRDHDEDELSHYSNATTDIEFKFPFGWGELWGIADRTDFDLKQHMEHSNEDFTYLDQQTNEKYVPYCIEPSLGADRVTLAFLCDAYEEEELENDSRTVLRFHPALAPYKAAVLPLSKKLGSEAIKVFEQLSQHFMVDYDESQSIGKRYRRQDEIGTPYCITFDFDSLEDQQVTVRNRDTMEQIRMPIAEVQAFIEDKIKF; encoded by the coding sequence ATGGATGATATCGTACACATTGCCAAGCACAGAGGATTTGTATTTCCCGGCTCTGAGATTTATGGCGGTCTTGCAAATACCTGGGATTACGGTCCTCTTGGAATTGAACTGAAAAACAATATTAAAAAAGCATGGTGGAAGAAATTTATTCAGGAGTCTCCACATAATGTAGGTCTTGATGCCTCTATTCTGATGAACCCGAAAACTTGGGAAGCATCCGGGCATATCGGAAACTTTAACGATCCAATGATCGACTGTAAAAGCTGTAAAGCAAGACACCGTGCGGATAAGCTGATCGAAGCTGCAATTGAGGAAAAAGGTGAAGAAATTATCGTTGACGGCCTTCCATTCAGCCGTATGGCGGAGCTGATTGAAGAGTATGACGTGGCATGTCCGACATGCGGCGCGAAGGACTTCACGGACATCAGACAATTCAACCTGATGTTCAAGACGCACCAGGGTGTAACTGAAGGCTCTACAAATGAAATCTTCCTGCGTCCGGAAACAGCTCAGGGGATCTTCGTTAACTTTAAGAATGTACAGCGCACAATGAGAAAGCGTGTACCATTTGGCATCGGCCAGATTGGTAAGAGTTTCAGAAATGAAATTACACCTGGAAACTTCACTTTCCGTACACGTGAATTTGAACAGATGGAACTTGAATTTTTCTGTAAGCCGGGCGAAGACCTTGAGTGGTTCAGCTATTGGAGAGAATTCTGTAAGAACTGGCTGTTAAATCTGGGCATGAAGGAAGACAGCATGCGTCTGCGTGACCATGATGAGGATGAGCTTTCCCATTACAGTAATGCAACGACTGACATTGAATTCAAATTCCCATTTGGCTGGGGTGAACTCTGGGGAATTGCTGACCGTACAGACTTTGACCTGAAGCAGCATATGGAACATTCAAATGAAGATTTTACGTATCTTGATCAGCAGACCAATGAGAAGTATGTACCGTACTGTATTGAACCTTCTCTTGGTGCTGACCGTGTAACACTCGCATTCCTTTGTGACGCATATGAAGAAGAAGAGCTCGAAAATGACAGCAGAACGGTCCTGCGCTTCCACCCGGCGTTAGCACCTTATAAAGCCGCTGTACTGCCTCTTTCAAAGAAACTTGGCAGTGAAGCCATCAAAGTATTTGAACAGCTGTCACAGCACTTTATGGTTGATTACGATGAATCTCAGTCAATTGGTAAGCGTTACAGAAGACAGGATGAGATCGGTACGCCTTACTGCATTACATTTGACTTTGATTCACTTGAAGATCAGCAGGTAACGGTCCGTAACCGTGACACAATGGAACAGATCCGTATGCCGATTGCTGAAGTACAGGCGTTTATTGAGGATAAAATTAAGTTTTAA
- the recO gene encoding DNA repair protein RecO — MLHKCEGIVIRTRDYGETNKVVILFTRELGKVALMARGAKKTNSRLSSVSQMFTHGIYLYHGGSGMGSLQQGDMISSSRTMKEDLYKAAYASYMAELLDKAVEDRKPDPFLFELLQQSYALINEGYDEEVISYIFELKLLPLFGVQPVLNQCVNCGAGEGDFSFSFRMNGFLCHRCAHLDDYRLPLSSKAVRIIRLFYFIDLQRLGKVSLQESTKQELKKVIRTYYDEYVGVYARSRSFLDQMDRMKKTMEGPKDT; from the coding sequence ATGCTTCATAAGTGTGAGGGAATCGTCATCCGGACAAGAGATTATGGAGAAACAAATAAAGTAGTCATTCTATTTACAAGAGAATTGGGAAAAGTGGCACTGATGGCCCGAGGTGCTAAAAAGACCAACAGCCGCCTTTCATCAGTGTCACAAATGTTTACCCATGGCATCTATCTTTATCACGGCGGCAGCGGTATGGGCTCACTTCAGCAGGGGGATATGATCAGCTCTTCAAGGACGATGAAAGAGGACCTGTATAAAGCAGCGTATGCCTCTTACATGGCTGAACTGCTTGATAAAGCGGTAGAGGATCGTAAGCCTGATCCGTTTTTATTTGAGCTGCTGCAGCAATCATATGCACTTATTAATGAAGGATATGATGAAGAAGTCATCTCCTATATTTTTGAACTGAAGCTTCTTCCTTTATTCGGCGTACAGCCGGTATTAAATCAGTGTGTAAACTGTGGTGCAGGAGAGGGTGACTTTTCGTTTTCATTCAGAATGAACGGTTTTCTTTGTCACCGCTGTGCTCACCTTGACGACTACCGTCTGCCGCTCTCAAGTAAAGCGGTCCGGATTATCAGACTTTTTTATTTTATCGATCTGCAGAGGCTTGGGAAAGTTTCTTTACAGGAAAGCACAAAGCAGGAATTAAAAAAAGTCATCAGAACCTATTACGATGAATATGTCGGTGTTTATGCCAGGTCCAGGTCTTTCCTTGATCAGATGGATCGTATGAAAAAGACAATGGAAGGTCCTAAAGACACATAA
- the era gene encoding GTPase Era → MDNKHKSGFISIVGRPNVGKSTFLNRVIGQKIAIMSDKPQTTRNKIQGVLTTNDSQMVFIDTPGIHKPKHKLGDFMIKMATNTFREVDLILFMVNVDEGYGRGDEYIMELLQGVNTPVFLVLNKIDTVHPDELLPVIDQYRSKFNFTETVPISALEGNNVEVLLNQISEYLPEGPQYYPADQVTDHPERFIISELIREKALHLTREEIPHSIAVSIEQIKKEKGREVIDIMATIVVERDSQKGIVIGKRGAMLKEIGQRAREDIENLLGSKVYLELWVKVQKDWRNKANSLRDFGFNDKEY, encoded by the coding sequence ATGGATAACAAACATAAATCAGGATTTATCTCAATTGTAGGAAGACCAAATGTAGGGAAATCGACGTTCCTGAATCGCGTCATTGGGCAGAAGATTGCCATCATGAGTGACAAGCCTCAAACAACAAGAAACAAAATACAGGGTGTGCTGACAACGAACGACAGTCAGATGGTGTTTATTGATACACCTGGTATTCATAAGCCTAAGCACAAGCTTGGTGACTTTATGATCAAAATGGCAACAAATACGTTCAGGGAAGTTGACCTTATTTTATTTATGGTTAATGTGGATGAAGGCTATGGCCGCGGTGATGAATATATCATGGAACTTCTGCAGGGTGTTAACACACCGGTCTTTCTCGTATTGAATAAAATTGATACCGTGCATCCTGATGAACTGCTGCCAGTTATCGATCAGTACCGTTCGAAGTTTAACTTTACTGAAACTGTTCCGATTTCAGCACTGGAAGGCAACAATGTAGAAGTACTGCTTAATCAAATTTCTGAGTATCTTCCTGAAGGACCGCAGTATTACCCTGCCGATCAGGTGACAGATCACCCTGAGCGTTTTATTATTTCAGAACTGATCCGTGAAAAGGCGCTTCATTTAACACGTGAGGAAATTCCGCATTCAATTGCTGTTTCAATTGAACAGATCAAGAAGGAAAAAGGACGTGAAGTCATTGATATTATGGCGACAATCGTTGTGGAGAGAGACTCTCAAAAAGGCATCGTTATCGGTAAGCGGGGTGCAATGCTGAAGGAAATCGGTCAGCGTGCACGGGAAGATATTGAAAACCTGCTGGGGTCAAAAGTATACCTCGAACTGTGGGTGAAAGTACAAAAAGACTGGCGGAATAAAGCCAACAGCTTACGGGACTTCGGTTTTAATGACAAGGAGTATTAA
- a CDS encoding cytidine deaminase produces MDFNLLIKEAKEAREKAYVPYSKFKVGAALLTEDGKVHHGCNIENAAYSMCNCAERTALFKAFAEGDRKFKAIAVVADTKRPVPPCGACRQVIAELCPQDMTVYLTNLSGDIQELTVAELLPGAFMPEDLNG; encoded by the coding sequence ATGGATTTCAATCTGCTGATTAAAGAAGCAAAAGAGGCACGTGAAAAAGCTTATGTACCTTATTCCAAATTTAAGGTCGGAGCAGCGCTGCTGACTGAGGATGGGAAAGTACATCACGGCTGTAACATTGAAAATGCAGCATACAGCATGTGTAATTGTGCAGAGCGCACAGCACTGTTTAAAGCGTTTGCAGAAGGAGACCGTAAATTTAAGGCGATTGCAGTTGTAGCTGATACGAAGCGTCCTGTTCCACCATGCGGCGCCTGCCGTCAGGTCATTGCAGAATTATGCCCGCAGGACATGACTGTATACTTAACAAATCTATCAGGTGACATTCAGGAATTAACCGTTGCTGAACTGCTGCCTGGTGCATTTATGCCGGAGGATTTAAATGGATAA